The genomic interval aaaaaaaaaaaaaaacgaaaaaacgaaagaggaagaagaaacttAATCGGATCTATACAAAATAACCACATACATAATAGATcttcgagaaaaaaaaaatgaaaataggcTTAGAAGAATATACAGAGAAGAGTGATTCAACAAGaaaaaacccaaaaactctGGGAAGAAAAATGGACGAGATGATGAAAATGAACCACGCAgatgaagaagagagaagatgaaagagatagagatAATGTGAAAAAATAGTTGAGTGAAAGACAACGATCAGAGGAGACTTAAAAGAAAGAGTAATTTAAAATGCACTGAATCAGGAGAGTTAAATCAAGAATAAGACTGTGAGTTACTGGgccaaacaaaaaaaagttcACACAACCCAACTCTCCTAATTTTATCCAACGTCCCCTAAATacaaagttttattttaatttgaacaaaaatCTGAATAAgaacataaataaaaattaaatcttattttaactTATCCGATCATGTACTGGGGCAGGgcaaaaaaatattggaagagGCCAACTTTGATATTTCAAAGATTTATCAtacttttaaaatctaaaaatttgaGAGAACAAATTGAGaatcttaaaatatttaattctaattcttttaatttaagaGGGGCAAATGTCTTCCCCTCTTTCAGTGTCATAAAATTTTATGTGCTTCCACCTACTGAGCATGAAATCTCAATCAGAAGAccattttaagaaataaataaaaaagcaGATGAAAACTGGCTTCAGTAACATTATCTCTATCAGCAATGTTTGCAACTACAAACCTATTCTAAATTCTAATTGTCTTTGCCTTTTGAAATATCACATGGTAATTGGTAAATGCAACACAAAGCTCTCCAATCATGGATTCTCCTTCATGGGGCTTGAAGATCGATTCATGGGGCTCGAAGATCGGTTCACTGGGCTTGCAGGACAGTTTTCTTCCGTTTCTGAAGTTGGAAGTTTCTGAGGTGCATTTCGCAGGAAGCTTCTAGCATAAATCGAACCAAAGACCAGAACCTGAAcatgattgaaaaagaaaaaaaaccaagaGTTATGATTGAGAACTTCGAAACTGTTATTAGACATTAGCAAAGGATTGAAATCACGACTTACAGCTCCAATCCATTGTTCCCAGCTAAGAGGATGAGAAAACCATACACAAGATAACATGATGCTGACCAACTtcaaccaaaaaagaaaaaggaaaagagtatGGCTCAGCATAATAAGAAACACGACCAAGAAATCGAATCGGAATGTATAAAAGTTGATGAGATTTAAGAGTTAACCTGTCTTGTTGTCATTATGGTGGCAAAAGTCAGAGCTCCAAAAGTTCGAATTGtgtaagaaataaaaaattgactaGCAGTTGCTACCTGTGGGAGTCAACATTAGTACCGCTCACTATCCATTTATTCAAGCTAAGACTTTTAACAATCAAATGAAATGAAGAAGAATGTGAAGAGGAACAACTTAAATTCGAAGCAGAGTAAAGGTTACTCACTGTGGAGAGAAATGCAATGTCGAAGAAACAATCCTTATGAAGATAAACAAAATCAATTGCAGGAAGTAGATGGCCTTGTAATATAAGACCTACGTTACAAAGCAAAAGGTTTGAACTGAATATCAATTTGAAACTTTTGCAGTTCAAATACTATTAAGTGCCATGCatattagaaagaaaaagatttgATCAATTAAGCAAACACTCCTTCACAGCAGAAAATTTTGATCCCAGAATGAATTAAACTAATGGCCTAACATCGCCCACCCCAACTTCCGTTTCCTAGTATACATGTTTCTCTGGACTCTCATAATCACATAATCTGGAGATGAGAGTTCAATTCTGTGAAACAAGTTCTGATTTTCAATCTCAACGAGTACTCAGTGTAATCATTGCACCTTTCTCCCTCTTAAaagttttccttttctttttgatACCAACATTGCTATACAATCCTCAACTAATCTCATGAAagcacaacctgacattgcaaCTGCAGCATCTTGTTGTTATGAAACATATAGGATTATAATATCCTAGGCATAACATTCTAATTCCAAGGTAGGTGACCACCTGGATTTGCACCAACCCAAAATCTttaccttttttcttcttcttctttttttttttttttttttttttggtctctTGACCACTAGGTGGCCATGAAGTTTCTAAATGTTCAATCACAGTCAGAAAAATACAAGATGCAATGCAATCCAAAGTATCCTCCATGAAATCAATTGAAATGAATCATCGAAGGTCAAAATGAGTTTACCAGGTCAACAATGAGAGCAGGGAACTGACCTGTCAGACTAAGAATGCAAGAACACAAAGTTGTGTAGAAAATTTGATTGTGGATGTCCATATTAtagcctttgaaaagtttatcTTGAAATGTGCTTGTAAAGCCATCAAACCTGTTAATGCCGAGTATTAGAGATTTATATGCTTACTTTATACATTGAGAGATTTAAAATGTAACAATGAGCATAAGATAATGGTAAAAGATAAAGCATCATGGACATGGACACAATAAAAGATAAAACCTTATAACTAATGCAAATTTTACTTGCCCCTAAAATCGAGCTCGAGTGCACCACTCCAATAAATTCAAGAAGAAATAGTATCATCAATATATATGCTAAATGTATGGTTCTCAAACTATTCTCTCTCAATGATACCTTCCAAATATTGCTTTTCCATTGTTCTCCTCCCAGGAGGGGAAGGCAAGCGTTATTATCTGTTgtcaattttctatatttcctcCCTTGTAGTTATCTACCATTTTCATGATAGTTctaaactaaaaattcaaaatagaaGGGAAACGAATATATCATCCTTCAACTTCAATATAATGAGTTACAAAATATTACCCAAGATAACCAATCATAAGTGAGACACCCCAAACCGTGCTTTCCCTTCCTCTATCGTATGGACTAATCTCAGCTGATGCCTACAATTGAGGGaaaatttaataatcatttgTAACTGGATTTAGGGTGTAGCATTAGCAacagaaaaatgaaaacaaacttCAAAAGTATTATTGATATCTGATCTACCATATCGATATCTTCTCTACATGTTGCCATATAGGGACAAAAATAAACACTAACATATGTATGATTTAATCCATGAATTAGTACCAAAGCCTAGACATGTAAAGGTGCAGACCACATCTTGAAGCAATTAAATTGATGAGAGGTGAGTGACATGGCATGACACTCACCAgataataaagataaaaaatctAAAGATGGCCTAAAAGTAAAAAGAACTATTTATTTCCAAAAACTAAATCACCACTTGACAAGCTTTCACTATTCAAGAAATTCAGAAAATTTAAACGGAAATTCAGACAGTTCCAGTTAGTTTTGATTCTTCAAAATGTTGAAGTTAACAGAAGAGAACGTTCTGTGGCATAAGTTGGTAGTTACAAGCTGACTTTGAACGTCCTTTTTCATGGGTAACTTTGGCACTAGACAATAAATTGCATGAGGTGCCAAAAAAGACAAAGTAGGTTGTTACAATTTCCCCAACTCACACAAATGCTTGAGAGAGGGGGGAGGGAGCGGGGAGCAGGGAGCTGGTGCCTACAAACAAAGCCTTACCGGATAGAGAACAAATATCGAACAACCCAGAGTCACAATAAGAGCCAGCAAATAGTCATGACCCTTATATTTCTTTTGCATAATAATGGTACCCCACACCTGTATAACAATGGATAACACTAAAACAATTAGTCACTCAAGAATCTAATGCCAATTCAATCAACAACGATGCCTCTCCACTACAAATTGAAGGTAAATCAAATACTAGAACGGGAAAAAATAAGAATGCAGATTAAGATAGAGTAATAACTACATCAACAAAGACATTAAAAACTCTCACCATGACAGGTATCATTTTAGCACACTTAGCCAGAGTTTGAACAGGAAAACTGACATACTTGAGGGCCTATAGAAAAACATGAGACGATCAAACATGAATATGACTGGATGATATAAAATACCCACAAAAAT from Benincasa hispida cultivar B227 chromosome 10, ASM972705v1, whole genome shotgun sequence carries:
- the LOC120087649 gene encoding UDP-galactose/UDP-glucose transporter 5B-like, translated to MAEPTHKDNKLWKGLFAVAGIMTTLVTYGVLQEKIMRVPYGTNKDYFKHSLFLVFCNRITTSAVSAGVLLASKKTVDPVAPVYKYCLVSITNILTTTCQYEALKYVSFPVQTLAKCAKMIPVMVWGTIIMQKKYKGHDYLLALIVTLGCSIFVLYPASAEISPYDRGRESTVWGVSLMIGYLGFDGFTSTFQDKLFKGYNMDIHNQIFYTTLCSCILSLTGLILQGHLLPAIDFVYLHKDCFFDIAFLSTVATASQFFISYTIRTFGALTFATIMTTRQLVSIMLSCVWFSHPLSWEQWIGAVLVFGSIYARSFLRNAPQKLPTSETEENCPASPVNRSSSPMNRSSSPMKENP